One genomic window of Actinomycetes bacterium includes the following:
- the recA gene encoding recombinase RecA: protein MGREQALEVALLQIEKRFGKGSVMRMGIDGPADPVQAISTGSLGLDLALGIGGVPRGRVVEIFGPEASGKTTLALHVIAEAQRTGGIAAFVDAEHVLDVTYARNLGVNTDALLISQPDTGEQALEIADMLIRSGALDVIVIDSVAALVPRAEIEGEMGDAHVGLQARLMSQALRKLSGTISKSKTTAIFINQLREKIGVLFGCFHANTRVTLANGKQERIGKIVAEKLPVEVLSYDPEIGAVVPKRVVKWFDNGPARDFLKVTVARPDRRGRSYFACTPNHKIRTPGGWREAQELAVGDRVMHVVAQHLSGFQWKVLLGGLMGDSALSPSQNGLAARYRFGHGIRQAEYCDWKGFLFANLRASRSTNASGAVSYDVQPLVELAPLREAVYIGGKKVFSYDFLKSLTPLSLAVWYMDGGSFSLRAKGVQKRTRDGSGRAEICIQAMEPSTRTRLLAYLADTWGIRPKLIQRAGKAVLIFPKDETAKLHALIAPFVHPSMQYKLLPRYRGQFQVEPVFAPMRDELMPMPVLAVEPKPPYGSTHRFDIEVEGSHNYLADGVVVHNSPETTPGGRALKFYASVRLDVRRIESLKDGPDVVGNRTRAKVVKNKVASPYKSAEFDILYGQGISREGSLLDVGVDVGLIKKSGAWFTYDGDQLGQGRENARNFLRDNPELARDIEDKIKAQLGVGVPAEPAEPEQRRDEGQGTL, encoded by the coding sequence GTGGGACGCGAGCAGGCACTGGAAGTCGCCTTGCTCCAGATCGAGAAGCGGTTCGGCAAGGGTTCGGTCATGCGTATGGGCATCGACGGCCCGGCCGACCCGGTCCAGGCCATCTCGACCGGGAGTCTCGGCCTCGATCTCGCCCTCGGCATCGGCGGGGTGCCGCGCGGCCGGGTGGTCGAGATCTTCGGCCCCGAGGCGTCGGGCAAGACCACCCTGGCGCTGCACGTCATCGCCGAGGCGCAGCGCACCGGCGGGATCGCCGCCTTCGTCGACGCCGAGCACGTCCTTGACGTGACCTACGCCCGTAACCTCGGCGTCAATACCGATGCGCTGCTGATCTCCCAGCCCGACACCGGCGAGCAGGCCCTGGAGATCGCCGACATGCTGATTCGCTCCGGCGCCCTGGACGTGATCGTGATCGACTCGGTGGCCGCGCTGGTTCCCCGGGCCGAGATCGAGGGCGAGATGGGCGACGCCCACGTCGGCCTCCAGGCCCGCCTCATGAGCCAGGCCCTCCGCAAGCTCTCCGGTACCATCTCCAAATCAAAAACCACCGCCATTTTCATCAACCAATTACGGGAGAAGATCGGTGTGTTGTTCGGTTGTTTTCACGCGAACACACGTGTAACGCTTGCTAACGGTAAGCAGGAACGAATCGGTAAGATCGTCGCTGAGAAGCTTCCGGTGGAGGTGCTCTCGTACGATCCAGAGATCGGCGCGGTTGTGCCTAAGCGCGTCGTCAAGTGGTTCGACAACGGTCCCGCTCGCGACTTCCTGAAGGTCACTGTGGCCCGCCCTGACCGCCGCGGCCGCTCGTACTTCGCGTGCACTCCGAACCACAAGATCAGAACGCCGGGAGGCTGGCGGGAGGCCCAGGAACTTGCCGTCGGTGACCGAGTTATGCACGTCGTCGCCCAGCACCTCTCTGGTTTCCAGTGGAAGGTACTGTTGGGTGGCCTGATGGGCGATAGTGCCCTCAGTCCTTCTCAGAACGGTCTTGCAGCCCGATACCGCTTTGGCCATGGGATCCGCCAAGCGGAGTACTGCGACTGGAAGGGCTTCCTCTTCGCCAACTTGCGAGCCTCCCGGTCCACAAACGCCAGCGGAGCGGTGTCCTACGATGTTCAGCCGCTGGTCGAGCTGGCTCCACTCCGGGAAGCCGTCTACATTGGCGGCAAGAAGGTCTTCAGTTATGACTTCTTGAAGTCGCTTACGCCGCTGTCGCTCGCCGTTTGGTATATGGACGGCGGTTCCTTCTCGCTCCGGGCAAAGGGCGTCCAGAAGCGGACAAGGGATGGTAGCGGCCGGGCCGAGATCTGCATCCAAGCGATGGAACCCTCGACTCGTACTCGCCTGCTCGCCTACCTGGCCGACACTTGGGGGATCCGGCCCAAGTTGATCCAACGCGCCGGCAAGGCCGTGCTGATCTTTCCCAAGGACGAGACGGCCAAACTGCACGCCCTCATTGCGCCTTTCGTCCACCCGTCCATGCAGTACAAGCTGCTGCCTCGCTACCGCGGCCAGTTTCAAGTCGAGCCGGTCTTTGCGCCGATGCGGGACGAGCTGATGCCGATGCCAGTACTTGCCGTTGAGCCGAAGCCACCATACGGCTCGACCCACCGCTTCGACATCGAGGTCGAGGGCAGCCACAACTACCTGGCCGACGGTGTGGTCGTGCACAACTCACCGGAGACGACCCCGGGCGGCCGCGCGCTCAAGTTCTATGCCTCGGTCCGGCTCGACGTCCGCCGGATTGAATCGCTAAAAGACGGCCCCGATGTCGTTGGAAATAGGACTAGGGCAAAAGTTGTGAAGAATAAGGTGGCGTCTCCCTACAAATCCGCGGAATTCGATATTCTCTACGGTCAGGGAATTTCCAGGGAGGGGAGCCTGCTGGACGTCGGGGTCGACGTCGGGCTGATCAAGAAGTCGGGGGCCTGGTTCACCTACGACGGCGACCAACTCGGGCAGGGGCGGGAGAACGCCCGCAACTTCCTTCGCGACAACCCGGAGCTGGCCCGCGACATCGAGGACAAGATCAAGGCCCAGCTCGGCGTCGGCGTGCCGGCGGAGCCCGCCGAGCCCGAGCAGCGCCGGGACGAGGGCCAGGGCACGCTCTGA
- a CDS encoding DUF4193 family protein, with translation MAEPEEEEEGQVEASLEELIAKADQPAVTDDEDEDDALLTLGRDEARESLTTKVLPVQHNEFVCKSCFLVKHRSQLADRRRQLCRDCA, from the coding sequence GTGGCAGAGCCAGAGGAAGAGGAGGAGGGTCAGGTCGAGGCCTCCCTCGAGGAGCTGATCGCCAAGGCCGACCAGCCCGCCGTCACCGACGACGAGGACGAGGACGACGCGCTGCTCACGCTCGGCCGCGACGAGGCCCGCGAGTCGCTCACCACCAAGGTGCTGCCCGTGCAGCACAATGAGTTCGTGTGTAAGAGCTGCTTCCTCGTGAAGCACCGCAGCCAGCTCGCCGACCGCCGGCGCCAGCTGTGCCGCGACTGCGCCTAA